In Lagopus muta isolate bLagMut1 chromosome 6, bLagMut1 primary, whole genome shotgun sequence, one DNA window encodes the following:
- the LOC125694627 gene encoding olfactory receptor 5B12-like has protein sequence MASETRGEPKAYMSDLSMSCFPLNAVPKAVEAASSYSCGVRPELQEVLLVVFLIMYLSNLMGNVGMILLINCKPRLHTPMYFFLSHLSLLDISFSSSITPKFFLSVLTGSRTISYRGRLTQFYFYVTFGTAEAFLLAAMAYDRYVATCNPFQYTLVMSQGLCLCLVASCYAAGDFNSTVHTVAMLHLSFCASHHLDHFYHEGPLLFVLSCSDTSISDVLMLIFVSYMVGTTSTATLLSYGLILAVVLQTCSPRTRHKAFSTYTLHLSVTLLFYGAIAFMYMWPGARRSIKLDKVASIFYTAVTPMLNSFVYSLRNKEVRAALSGMRRKALLMCHRHWGSF, from the exons ATGGCTTCTGAAACCCGAGGAGAACCCAAAGCATATATGTCTGACTTATCAATGAGCTGCTTCCCACTCAATGCTGTGCCCAAAGCAGTGGAAGCTGCATCA AGTTACTCTTGTGGGGTTcgccctgagctgcaggaagtGCTCCTTGTGGTGTTCCTCATCATGTACCTCAGCAATCTAATGGGAAATGTGGGAATGATCCTCTTAATCAACTGCAAACCCAGGCTGCACACCCCCATGTACTTCTTCCTAAGCCACCTTTCCCTCCTGGACATCAGCTTCTCCTCCAGCATCACCCCAAAGTTCTTCCTCAGTGTCCTGACAGGGAGCAGAACCATCTCCTACAGGGGTCGTCTCACTCAGTTTTACTTCTACGTCACGTTTGGCACAGCAGAAGCCTTCCTCCTGGCCGCCATGGCATATGACCGCTACGTGGCCACCTGCAACCCATTCCAGTACACACTGGTGATGTCCCAGGGATTGTGCCTGTGCCTGGTGGCCAGCTGCTATGCTGCAGGGGACTTCAACTCCACTGTGCACACAGTAGCCATGCTTCACCTCTCCTTCTGTGCCTCCCACCACCTGGATCACTTCTACCATGAAGGGCCACTGCTCTTTGTCCTCTCGTGCTCTGACACCAGCATCAGTGATGTCCTGATGCTCATCTTTGTCAGCTACATGGTGGGCACCACCAGCACGGCTACCCTGCTGTCCTATGGCCTCATTCTGGCCGTCGTGCTGCAGACCTGCTCCCCCAGGACCAGGCATAAGGCCTTCTCCACCTACACCCTCCACCTCTCAGTCACTCTCCTCTTCTACGGGGCTATCGCCTTCATGTACATGTGGCCTGGAGCCAGGAGGTCAATCAAGCTGGACAAAGTGGCTTCCATCTTCTACACTGCAGTCACCCCCATGCTCAACTCCTTTGTCTACAGCCTAAGGAACAAAGAGGTGAGGGCTGCCCTGAGCGGGATGAGAAGGAAGGCACTGCTCATGTGCCACAGACATTGGGGCAGCTTTTAG
- the LOC125694628 gene encoding olfactory receptor 1019-like, with amino-acid sequence MAGGNHSGVTEFVLLGFTTMQELLFVVFFLIYITTLVGNIGMIVLIRIDPHLHAPMYFFLSHLSFLDVCYSTSITPRLLLGLLTEQKVISFHSCLTQLFFYLVFITTEAFFLAIMAYDRCLAIRWPLHYLAVVSRRVCVQLVVGSYVAGSLNALVHTTALLQLSFCGPNVLKHFYCEIPPLLQLSCSDTRLNQVLMLSCAGFIAASLALAILLSYTFLLLTVCSIHSVEGRHKAFFTCISHLTAVTLFCGSAAFLYLHPLSSRAEEERKTASVFYTVVTPMLNPFIYSLRNTEVRNALSRAVRKVPSCSHCQPPFNQILTGAAHHSRSLDT; translated from the coding sequence ATGGCAGGGGGAAACCACTCTGGCGTGACAGAGTTTGTCCTCTTGGGCTTCACCAccatgcaggagctgctctttgTGGTTTTCTTCCTCATCTACATCACCACTCTGGTGGGGAATATCGGAATGATCGTCCTCATCAGGATTGACCCTCATCTTCACGCACCCATGTACTTCTTCCTCAGCCACCTTTCCTTCCTGGACGTCTGCTATTCCACATCCATAACtccaaggctgctgctgggactcCTCACTGAGCAGAAAGTCATTTCTTTTCACAGCTGCCTCACGCAGCTCTTCTTCTATTTAGTATTCATCACCACGGAAGCCTTCTTTCTGGCCATCATGGCATATGACCGCTGCTTGGCCATCCGCTGGCCTCTGCACTACTTGGCTGTCGTGTCCCGCAGGGTCTGTGTGCAGCTGGTGGTTGGCTCCTACGTGGCCGGCAGCCTGAATGCCTTGGTGCACACCACAGCTCTCCTACAACTGTCCTTCTGTGGCCCAAATGTGCTGAAACATTTCTACTGTGAAATCCCACCACTCCTGCAGCTCTCGTGCTCTGACACCCGGCTCAACCAGGTCTTGATGCTCTCATGTGCTGGCTTCATCGCTGCCTCTTTGGCCTTGGCCATCCTCCTTTCCTACACATTCCTCCTGCTCACCGTCTGCAGCATCCACTCTGTGGAGGGCCGGCACAAAGCCTTCTTCACCTGTATCTCACATCTCACTGCTGTCACCCTCTTCTGTGGCTCTGCAGCTTTCTTGTACCTCCACCCCCTTTCCAGTCGCGcggaagaggaaaggaaaacagcctCTGTCTTCTACACGGTGGTGACCCCCATGCTCAACCCCTTCATCTACAGCCTGAGGAACACGGAGGTGAGGAATGCTCTGAGCAGAGCCGTGAGGAAGGTCCCCTCCTGCAGCCATTGTCAGCCTCCCTTCAACCAAATTCTAACAGGTGCTGCACATCACAGCAGATCGTTGGACACCTGA